The Calypte anna isolate BGI_N300 chromosome 2, bCalAnn1_v1.p, whole genome shotgun sequence genome includes a window with the following:
- the ALDH5A1 gene encoding succinate-semialdehyde dehydrogenase, mitochondrial gives MASLLARRTAAAAGRRFILLLSPLPTGPAAQRSTWALPAALVRRGGLVGGRWVETPAAFPVQDPASGDELGRVADCGAAEARAAVRAAHEAGAAWGRLPAKERSMRLRRWYELMMENKDELAKIITAENGKPLKEAQGEILYSASFLEWFAEEARRVYGDVIPASSKDRRILVLKQPVGVAAIITPWNFPSAMITRKVGAALAAGCTVVVKPAEDTPLSALALGELANQAGIPAGVYNVVPCSREQTPAVGEVLCTDPLVAKISFTGSTATGKILLKHAAGTVKRVSMELGGHAPFIVFDSADVDRAVAGALASKYRNSGQTCVCTNRFLVQKGIHDKFVEKFAKAMEKELHVGSGFDAKTTQGPLINEKAVEKVEKHIRDAVSQGASVVTGGKRHSLGKNFFEPTLLSNVTTKMLCTQEETFGPLAPVIKFETEAEAIAIANAADVGLAGYFYSQDPAQIWRVAEQLEVGMVGVNEGIISSVESPFGGIKQSGLGREGSKYGIDEYIEIKYVCFGGL, from the exons ATGGCGAGCCTCCTGGCGCGGCGGACTGCCGCAGCCGCCGGCCGCCGCTTCATCCTCCTGCTCTCGCCGCTGCCCACGGGTCCGGCGGCGCAGCGCAGCACTTGGGCGCTGCCCGCCGCCCTGGTGCGACGGGGCGGCCTGGTGGGTGGCCGCTGGGTGGAGACGCCCGCCGCTTTCCCTGTGCAGGACCCGGCCAGTGGCGACGAGCTGGGCCGGGTGGCCGACTGCGGGGCGGCCGAGGCGCGGGCAGCCGTGCGGGCGGCACACGAGGCCGGCGCTGCTTGGGGCCGCCTCCCCGCCAAG GAGAGGAGCATGCGGCTCCGCCGGTGGTACGAGCTGATGATGGAGAACAAGGACGAGCTGGCCAAGATCATAACGGCGGAGAAT GGGAAGCCTCTGAAAGAAGCACAGGGTGAAATCCTGTATTCTGCCTCCTTTCTGGAGTGGTTTGCAGAGGAAGCTCGCCGTGTTTATGGTGATGTCATTCCAGCGTCTTCAAAAGACAGAAGAATCCTGGTGCTGAAGCAGCCAGTTGGAGTTGCAGCCATTATAACCCCA TGGAATTTCCCCAGCGCTATGATTACCCGGAAGGTTGGtgcagctctggcagctggCTGTACAGTGGTAGTGAAACCAGCAGAGGACACGCCTTTATCAGCATTAGCTCTTGGGGAG CTTGCAAACCAGGCTGGAATTCCAGCAGGAGTGTATAATGTTGTTCCTTGTTCCAGAGAACAGACACCAGCTGTAGGGGAAGTTTTGTGCACTGATCCATTGGTCGCCAAAATATCTTTTACTGGCTCCACAGCAACCGGAAAG ATTCTGCTGAAGCATGCAGCTGGCACTGTGAAGAGAGTTTCCATGGAGCTTGGAGGACATGCTCCCTTTATAGTCTTTGACAGCGCCGATGTGGACCGTGCTGTTGCAGGAGCCCTTGCTTCTAAGTATAGAAACTCGGGGCAG aCCTGTGTTTGCACAAACCGTTTCCTGGTGCAAAAGGGAATTCATGACAAATTTGTGGAAAAGTTTGCTAAAGCTATGGAGAAAGAACTTCATGTTGGAAGTGGATTTGATGCAAAAACTACTCAAGGGCCACTAATTAATGAAAAAGCAGTGGAGAAG GTAGAGAAGCACATTAGGGATGCAGTTTCTCAAGGAGCATCTGTTGTGACTGGTGGGAAACGACACAGcttggggaagaatttctttgaGCCAACATTACTTAGTAATGTTACAACAAAAATGCTTTGCACCCAAGAGGAAACATTTGGGCCTTTAGCACCAGTTATCAA ATTTGAGACTGAAGCAGAAGCTATTGCTATAGCAAATGCAGCTGATGTGGGTTTAGCAG GATATTTCTATTCCCAAGATCCAGCTCAGATCTGGAGAGTTGCAGAACAGCTGGAAGTCGGAATGGTTGGTGTTAATGAAGGCATAATATCCTCAGTGGAAAGTCCTTTTGGTGGGATAAAACAGTCTGGTTTAGGGCGAGAAGGTTCGAAATATGGCATTGATGAatacatagaaataaaatatgtctGCTTTGGAGGCTTATAA